A single genomic interval of Oryctolagus cuniculus chromosome 19, mOryCun1.1, whole genome shotgun sequence harbors:
- the RMI2 gene encoding recQ-mediated genome instability protein 2: MAAAGSSFSGGGSAAVRLPRSPPVKVLAEQLRRDAAGGPGAWRLSRAAAGRGPLELAAVWMQGTVMSASGGEAQLRDPSGSFWVRGLERVPRGRPCLVPGKYVMVMGVVQACSPEPCLQAVKMTDLSDNALHESMWELEVEDLHRSIP, from the exons ATGGCTGCGGCTGGGAGCTCGTTCTCCGGCGGCGGCTCGGCCGCAGTGCGGCTGCCACGGTCGCCGCCCGTCAAAGTGCTGGCCGAGCAGCTGCGGCGCGACGCGGCGGGCGGCCCGGGCGCGTGGCGGCTGTCGCGGGCGGCCGCGGGCCGCGGGCCGCTGGAGCTGGCAGCCGTGTGGATGCAGGGCACGGTGATGTCGGCGAGCGGCGGCGAGGCGCAGCTGCGGGACCCGAGTGGCTCCTTCTGGGTGCGCGGCCTGGAGCGGGTGCCGCGCGGGCGGCCCTGCCTCGTCCCAG ggaagtATGTGATGGTGATGGGAGTGGTTCaggcctgcagccctgagccGTGCCTCCAGGCTGTGAAGATGACAGATCTCTCGGATAACGCCCTCCATGAAAGCATGTGGGAACTAGAAGTGGAAGATTTGCATAGGAGCATTCCTTAG